AACCTTTAGGTAAGGGAATAAATTCTTTTTTACCATCAGTGTGCAAAATGACTTCAATGATATGCTTCAATTTATTTTTTACAGCATTAATCACTTCCCCACGGTATCCACCATCAGCAAAAAACCTGGCCATTGTAAAAAAGTCCATCCTTGATCTGGTTAAAACATCCCCCAGCAGATTTACAGTCATGGATTCCGGCGGAATGAACCACCACAACCAACAGTAATACCAGGGTATCAGTTACGATATGTCGTTTACAGCCCTTTATCCGTTTGCCTCCGTCGTAACTCCTGATCTACAAAACGGGTGGTCTTTACCGATTGGGATTCAATGATACCAACCGAAGTCTCTTCGTTCTTTCCATATGACTTTCAAATCTTGCCTCTTATTACATTCATTATCAAATTAATTGTACCGTTAAATATGCATTTCCTGATATAATAATAAACCAGGCGCCAGTCCGGAAAACACTTGGGCAACATCCGCCATTGGCAACCACTTTTCAGCAAATAAAACAATGCATTAAAGACTTC
Above is a genomic segment from Bacteroidales bacterium containing:
- a CDS encoding transposase, producing the protein MRSYDGGKRIKGCKRHIVTDTLVLLLVVVVHSAGIHDCKSAGGCFNQIKDGLFYNGQVFC
- a CDS encoding transposase, yielding MKRHPTDLTNNQWDTIVKIIPDKRKRKNKFREVFNALFYLLKSGCQWRMLPKCFPDWRLVYYYIRKCIFNGTINLIMNVIRGKI